A single Pseudomonas sp. DC1.2 DNA region contains:
- a CDS encoding aldo/keto reductase produces the protein MSQPTLHELRRPLGSTGLMVSPLGLGTVKLGRDQGVKYPNGFQIPDDDDARRLLKLAQEMGINLIDTAPAYGRSEERLGPLLRGQRQDWVIVSKVGEEFADGQSRHDFSAAHTRLSVERSLKRLETDFIDLVLVHSDGNDLAVLNDSEVYATLAELKCAGKIRGFGFSGKTVEGGLKALEQGDCAMVTYNLNEQNERPVIEYAAAHGKAILVKKALASGHVCLSPGVDPVRASFELLFEHPGVASAIVGTINPLHLAHNVATVARVLRRN, from the coding sequence ATGAGCCAGCCGACCCTGCACGAACTACGTCGCCCGTTGGGTAGCACTGGCTTGATGGTTTCGCCATTGGGCCTGGGCACGGTAAAACTCGGCCGCGACCAAGGCGTGAAGTACCCCAACGGTTTTCAGATCCCTGATGACGATGACGCCCGCCGACTGCTCAAACTCGCACAGGAAATGGGCATCAACCTAATCGATACGGCACCGGCGTATGGCCGCAGCGAAGAGAGACTCGGCCCGTTGTTGCGTGGTCAGCGCCAGGATTGGGTGATCGTCAGCAAGGTCGGCGAAGAGTTCGCCGACGGTCAGTCCCGCCACGATTTCAGCGCCGCACACACACGCCTGTCGGTGGAACGCAGCCTGAAACGCCTGGAGACAGACTTTATCGACCTGGTGCTGGTGCATTCTGACGGAAACGATCTGGCGGTTCTCAATGACAGCGAGGTCTACGCGACGCTGGCCGAGTTAAAATGCGCGGGCAAGATTCGCGGCTTCGGTTTTTCCGGAAAAACCGTCGAAGGTGGATTGAAAGCTTTGGAACAAGGGGACTGCGCCATGGTCACCTACAATCTCAACGAGCAGAACGAGAGGCCGGTCATTGAATACGCGGCGGCTCACGGTAAAGCCATCCTGGTCAAGAAAGCACTGGCCAGCGGTCATGTCTGCCTGAGCCCCGGCGTGGATCCGGTGCGTGCCAGCTTCGAGTTGTTGTTTGAACATCCGGGTGTTGCCAGTGCTATTGTCGGGACCATCAATCCGCTGCACCTCGCCCATAACGTCGCGACCGTTGCCAGGGTCCTACGTAGAAACTGA
- a CDS encoding NAD(P)/FAD-dependent oxidoreductase — protein MPSVISTDVLIVGAGVAGLWLNARLRRQGFSTVLVESASLGGGQSVKSQGIIHGGAKYALHGALTGASEAIADMPRRWREALDGDGELDLSGVRLLSEAHYLWSPGTLAGNLTSFFASKAVRGRVDQVKGDQLPPALQDKRFKGKVYRLAELVVDVPSLIQRLADLAGDGLLAGQQIEPLLEGGILVGLTVDKRPIRAQRIVLSAGAGTAALLETLGLSQPAMQRRPLHMIIAKGPSLKPLYAHCLGGGTKPRMTVTTHPSADGQWVWYLGGDIAEAEGVAREPAEQIATAQKELSQLLPWIDLSTVQWATLRVDRAEPLQSGLSRPDNAFLAEEGRLLVGWPTKLALAPDFADRVIASLTRDGIQPTPLAPLPDDLPKPPMGIPAWEQLLP, from the coding sequence ATGCCATCCGTTATTTCCACCGACGTTCTGATTGTCGGCGCTGGTGTCGCCGGCCTCTGGCTTAACGCGCGTCTGCGTCGCCAGGGTTTTTCGACCGTGTTGGTGGAAAGCGCCAGTCTCGGCGGCGGGCAGAGCGTGAAGTCGCAGGGCATCATCCATGGCGGCGCCAAGTACGCGTTGCACGGCGCGCTGACGGGCGCCTCGGAAGCCATCGCCGACATGCCACGGCGCTGGCGTGAAGCCCTCGACGGCGATGGCGAGCTGGACCTGTCAGGGGTGCGCCTGCTGTCCGAAGCGCATTACCTTTGGTCCCCCGGCACGCTCGCCGGCAACCTCACCAGCTTCTTCGCCAGCAAGGCAGTGCGCGGCCGCGTCGATCAGGTCAAGGGCGACCAGCTGCCGCCAGCTCTGCAAGACAAGCGCTTCAAGGGCAAGGTCTATCGTTTGGCCGAATTAGTGGTCGACGTGCCGAGCCTGATCCAGCGCCTCGCAGACCTGGCGGGCGATGGCTTGCTCGCCGGGCAGCAGATCGAACCGCTACTGGAAGGCGGGATTCTGGTCGGGCTGACGGTTGATAAACGCCCGATTCGAGCCCAGCGCATCGTCCTCAGCGCCGGCGCCGGCACAGCGGCGCTGCTCGAAACATTGGGGCTGAGCCAACCCGCCATGCAACGCCGTCCCTTGCACATGATCATCGCCAAAGGCCCAAGCCTGAAACCGCTGTACGCCCATTGCCTGGGGGGCGGTACCAAGCCGCGCATGACCGTGACCACCCACCCGTCGGCCGATGGCCAGTGGGTCTGGTACTTGGGCGGCGACATCGCCGAAGCCGAAGGCGTAGCCCGCGAGCCAGCGGAGCAAATCGCCACCGCGCAAAAAGAGCTCAGCCAGTTGCTGCCATGGATCGACCTGAGCACGGTGCAATGGGCGACCTTGCGCGTCGATCGGGCCGAGCCGTTGCAATCAGGCCTAAGCCGTCCAGACAACGCGTTCCTTGCCGAGGAGGGTCGGCTGCTCGTGGGCTGGCCGACCAAACTCGCCCTCGCGCCGGACTTCGCCGACCGGGTAATCGCCAGCCTTACCCGCGACGGCATCCAGCCAACCCCTCTGGCGCCGTTACCCGACGACCTGCCAAAACCACCGATGGGCATCCCGGCCTGGGAGCAACTGCTGCCATGA
- a CDS encoding metal ABC transporter ATPase, which translates to MPRTLIRKNPNNFKTLPLHVEATPEGLSYQSVGMPLNFSQTLQRRRPVTVPDNERFALELANLGVSVRLTLHWQNRDYWVLVRQRRQDRGDVVLKLISGYVPAHELNLPLHTAIQEIAEECLLETPEGWLSGRFNDTWLPAPYSTALHYREALPFRLSPLSGSARPVRCANMQLIERPRAYVHLPTASLQLIYDLRLDVPKEAKSLSLFHVDERLEGDQLVARLDRKRPDLYLMPLQDGQPMAELYTLKKDQLYPASTRGLYLAESFAQQEGWLVRDERIRWKDWVRQQGLAPPGKDSGLARLRGKATQLLKKIVPRKKISS; encoded by the coding sequence ATGCCGCGTACGCTCATAAGAAAGAACCCGAACAACTTCAAGACCCTGCCGCTACATGTCGAAGCGACGCCAGAAGGCCTGAGCTATCAAAGCGTCGGGATGCCGCTTAATTTTTCTCAAACACTGCAACGGCGCCGTCCCGTGACGGTGCCCGACAACGAACGATTTGCCCTTGAGCTGGCAAACCTTGGGGTGTCGGTGCGTCTGACCCTGCACTGGCAGAATCGCGACTACTGGGTGTTAGTGCGCCAACGGCGTCAAGATCGCGGCGACGTGGTACTCAAGCTTATTTCCGGCTACGTACCCGCCCATGAACTGAACCTGCCACTGCACACGGCAATCCAGGAGATTGCTGAGGAGTGCCTGCTGGAAACCCCGGAAGGCTGGCTCAGCGGCCGCTTCAACGACACGTGGCTGCCAGCGCCCTACTCGACCGCGCTGCATTACCGCGAAGCGCTGCCGTTTCGCCTGTCACCGCTCTCGGGCTCGGCGCGACCGGTGCGTTGCGCCAACATGCAATTGATCGAGCGTCCCAGGGCTTACGTGCATTTGCCGACCGCATCGCTTCAATTGATCTACGACTTGCGCCTGGATGTACCGAAGGAAGCCAAATCCCTGAGCCTGTTCCATGTCGATGAACGACTGGAAGGCGACCAATTGGTGGCACGGCTTGATCGCAAGCGCCCGGACTTGTACTTGATGCCCCTGCAGGACGGGCAGCCGATGGCCGAACTCTATACCTTGAAAAAAGATCAGTTGTACCCGGCAAGTACGCGGGGATTGTACTTGGCAGAGAGTTTTGCCCAGCAGGAAGGTTGGCTGGTGCGCGATGAGCGGATTCGCTGGAAGGACTGGGTGCGCCAGCAAGGGCTGGCGCCGCCGGGGAAAGACTCAGGCTTGGCGCGG
- a CDS encoding multidrug efflux SMR transporter, with product MTAYYYLAIAICAEVMATVSMKAVKGLSTPLPLTLVIIGYGIAFWMLTLVVRTVPVGVAYAVWAGMGIVMVSIAALFIYGQKLDVPAMLGMGLIVLGVVVIQLFSKTAGH from the coding sequence ATGACCGCCTACTACTACTTGGCCATCGCCATCTGCGCCGAAGTAATGGCGACTGTATCGATGAAAGCGGTCAAGGGCTTGAGCACCCCGCTGCCGCTGACGCTGGTGATCATCGGTTACGGCATCGCGTTCTGGATGCTGACCCTGGTGGTGCGCACCGTCCCTGTGGGCGTGGCTTACGCGGTATGGGCGGGCATGGGGATTGTGATGGTCAGCATCGCGGCGCTGTTCATCTATGGGCAGAAGCTGGACGTACCGGCCATGTTGGGGATGGGCTTAATTGTTCTGGGCGTGGTAGTGATCCAACTGTTCTCAAAAACTGCGGGGCACTAA